A region of the Deltaproteobacteria bacterium genome:
AAATCCTTCACCGCCACAGCGGCCGCATCTTCGACCATTTTTATGGCGTGGGGAACACCCGTATTAATAAAATGAAGCTGATGGTTCTGGCCATCAATAGGAACATCCAGGTTTAGTTTTAAGCCGGTGGGCTGGACCATCTGCAGTTTAACCTGCCTTCCATTGACCTCGGCTTCGATGATCCCGGCCAGGGTCTCAAAGGCCAGTTTGGGCGTTGTAATCCCCTTCAGGACGGCAAATCGGGCGGCACAGCGCCCGCCATTCCCGCACATCTCCGCCTCGCTGCCATCGGCATTAAAGAAACGCCAGCGGAAGTCCACCCGCTGGGAAGGCTCAATGAGAATCAAACCATCCGCGCCCACAGAAACTTTCCGAGCACAGACCTTGGGCACAAAATCCCCCAGGTGGTCGGCATTCAAAACCCCTTGACGATTATCGATAAGGATAAAATCATTCCCGCTACCGCTCATTTTGAAAAAAGGTATCCGTCTCATCTTTCTACTCGTAGGCCGAAAAAAATTGGACGCAGATCTCCGCAGATTAACTCAGAAAAAGATACTAA
Encoded here:
- the dapF gene encoding diaminopimelate epimerase, whose translation is MRRIPFFKMSGSGNDFILIDNRQGVLNADHLGDFVPKVCARKVSVGADGLILIEPSQRVDFRWRFFNADGSEAEMCGNGGRCAARFAVLKGITTPKLAFETLAGIIEAEVNGRQVKLQMVQPTGLKLNLDVPIDGQNHQLHFINTGVPHAIKMVEDAAAVAVKDLGRKIRFHAQFQPAGTNANFVQPVDRKHLKVRTYERGVEDETLACGTGAVASALIAAKKKLVDSPVEVQTSGGEILKIYFQPKGEVFDRVFLEGDTRVVYEGSLWEEAYK